One genomic region from Pseudomonas sp. R5-89-07 encodes:
- the rraA gene encoding ribonuclease E activity regulator RraA — MNHYVTPDLCDAYPELVQVVEPMFSNFGGRDSFGGEIVTIKCFEDNSLVKQQADQPGAGKVLVVDGGGSLRRALLGDLIAEKAAKNGWEGMVIYGCIRDVDVIAQTDLGVQALASHPMKTDKRGLGDLNVVVTFAGVTFRPGEYVYADNNGVIVSPSPLKMPE, encoded by the coding sequence ATGAACCATTACGTGACCCCAGACCTGTGTGACGCTTACCCGGAGCTGGTACAGGTGGTCGAGCCGATGTTCAGCAACTTCGGTGGCCGAGACTCCTTTGGTGGCGAAATTGTCACCATCAAATGCTTCGAAGATAACTCCCTGGTCAAGCAACAGGCCGACCAGCCGGGCGCCGGTAAGGTATTGGTAGTCGATGGCGGTGGTTCGCTACGGCGTGCATTGCTGGGTGACCTGATCGCCGAGAAAGCCGCGAAAAACGGCTGGGAAGGCATGGTGATCTACGGTTGCATCCGCGATGTCGATGTCATTGCCCAGACCGACTTGGGCGTGCAGGCCCTGGCTTCCCACCCGATGAAAACCGACAAGCGCGGCCTGGGTGACCTGAACGTGGTGGTGACCTTTGCGGGCGTGACGTTCCGCCCGGGTGAATACGTGTATGCC
- a CDS encoding alpha/beta fold hydrolase encodes MQSSSNLFPVALISAERRGDLSEDVYRLKPCNSPDGTVELAVTRLGLADVPENRGTPVIFLHGSFSNRRFWYSPKGIGLGAHLARRGFDVWIPEMRGHGLSKRNHDYARNRVADYARYDLPAIGAFVHEQSGQAPHWVGHSLGATTLAAALGGQYLNAQSVASAALFGCQVSRTHWPLKIPPVEWGARLVLKRLAQVSGPRFKRGPEDEPAGVMIEAMRWNGLFGRFGDAERDWWKGLAEVDVPLLVVSAAGDQQDPDWACRKLFEQVGSEHRQYLCLGRRQGFTDDFGHVQMLVSKAAQAEVWPLVERWLKDPLTPLFGTRPEVAAAV; translated from the coding sequence ATGCAAAGCAGCAGCAACCTGTTTCCTGTCGCCCTGATCAGCGCTGAACGTCGTGGCGACCTGAGTGAAGATGTGTACCGTCTCAAGCCCTGTAACAGCCCCGACGGTACCGTCGAGCTGGCGGTTACCCGGTTGGGCCTGGCCGATGTCCCGGAAAACCGGGGCACGCCGGTTATTTTCCTGCATGGCAGTTTTTCCAATCGGCGCTTCTGGTATTCGCCCAAGGGTATCGGCCTGGGGGCTCACCTGGCACGCCGGGGATTCGATGTGTGGATCCCGGAAATGCGCGGCCATGGCCTGTCCAAGCGCAACCATGACTACGCTCGCAACCGTGTCGCCGACTACGCTCGGTACGATTTGCCAGCCATTGGCGCGTTTGTGCACGAGCAAAGCGGGCAGGCCCCGCATTGGGTCGGCCATTCCCTCGGTGCCACAACGTTGGCGGCAGCGCTGGGCGGGCAATACCTGAACGCGCAGTCAGTGGCGTCGGCGGCGTTATTCGGCTGCCAGGTCAGCCGCACCCATTGGCCGTTGAAAATTCCACCGGTGGAGTGGGGCGCTCGGCTGGTTTTGAAGCGTCTTGCCCAGGTGTCCGGCCCACGCTTCAAGCGCGGCCCCGAGGACGAGCCGGCCGGTGTGATGATCGAAGCCATGCGCTGGAATGGCCTGTTCGGCCGCTTCGGCGATGCCGAGCGTGATTGGTGGAAAGGCCTGGCAGAGGTCGACGTGCCGCTGTTGGTGGTCAGCGCAGCGGGCGACCAGCAAGATCCGGACTGGGCGTGCCGCAAGCTGTTCGAGCAGGTCGGCAGTGAGCATCGACAGTACCTGTGCCTGGGGCGTCGACAGGGGTTTACCGATGACTTCGGGCATGTACAAATGCTGGTCAGCAAAGCCGCACAGGCCGAAGTCTGGCCTTTGGTGGAGCGTTGGTTGAAAGACCCGCTGACACCTTTGTTCGGTACACGGCCCGAGGTGGCTGCCGCAGTTTGA
- the ppsA gene encoding phosphoenolpyruvate synthase, producing the protein MVEYVVSLDKLGVHDVEHVGGKNASLGEMISNLAGAGVSVPGGFATTAQAYRDFLELSGLNAQIHAALDALDVDDVNALARTGAQIRQWIMEAEFPEKLNEEIRTAFATLSAGNPDMAVAVRSSATAEDLPDASFAGQQETFLNIRGVENVIRAAKEVFASLFNDRAISYRVHQGFDHKLVALSAGVQRMVRSETGTAGVMFTLDTESGFRDVVFITGAYGLGETVVQGAVNPDEFYVHKHTLEAGRPAILRRNLGSKAIKMIYGDEAKAGRSVKTVDVDKAERARFCLTDAEVSELAKQAMIIEKHYKCPMDIEWAKDGDDGKLYIVQARPETVKSRTSANVMERYLLKETGTVLVEGRAIGQRIGAGKVRIIKDVSEMDKVQPGDVLVSDMTDPDWEPVMKRASAIVTNRGGRTCHAAIIARELGIPAVVGCGNATQLLKDGQGVTVSCAEGDTGFIFEGELGFDIKQNSIDAMPDLPFKIMMNVGNPDRAFDFAQLPNAGVGLARLEFIINRMIGVHPKALLNYDGLPLDIKESVDKRIAGYNDPVGFYVEKLVEGISTLAAAFYPKKVIVRLSDFKSNEYANLIGGKLYEPEEENPMLGFRGASRYISEAFRDCFELECRALKRVRNEMGLTNVEIMVPFVRTLGEASQVVDLLAENGLTRGENGLRVIMMCELPSNAILAEEFLEFFDGFSIGSNDLTQLTLGLDRDSGIIAHLFDERNPAVKKLLANAIQACNKAGKYIGICGQGPSDHPDLAKWLMEQGIESVSLNPDSVLETWFFLAEGQASA; encoded by the coding sequence TTGGTAGAGTACGTAGTTTCCCTCGATAAGCTCGGCGTCCATGATGTAGAGCATGTGGGGGGCAAGAACGCATCCCTCGGCGAGATGATCAGTAATCTTGCAGGCGCTGGTGTCTCGGTGCCCGGTGGTTTCGCCACCACGGCCCAGGCTTACCGCGATTTCCTCGAGCTGAGTGGCCTCAACGCCCAGATCCACGCCGCGCTGGACGCCCTGGACGTCGATGACGTCAATGCCCTGGCCCGGACCGGCGCCCAGATCCGCCAATGGATCATGGAAGCCGAGTTCCCCGAAAAGCTCAACGAAGAAATCCGCACCGCCTTCGCCACCCTGTCCGCCGGTAACCCGGATATGGCCGTCGCCGTGCGCTCCTCGGCCACCGCTGAAGACCTGCCGGATGCCTCTTTCGCCGGCCAACAAGAAACCTTCCTCAATATCCGCGGCGTTGAAAACGTGATCCGCGCGGCCAAGGAAGTGTTTGCCTCACTGTTCAACGACCGCGCCATTTCCTACCGCGTACACCAGGGTTTCGACCACAAGCTGGTGGCCTTGTCTGCCGGTGTACAGCGCATGGTGCGTTCGGAAACCGGCACCGCCGGCGTGATGTTCACCCTCGATACCGAATCGGGCTTCCGTGACGTGGTGTTTATCACCGGCGCCTACGGCCTGGGCGAAACCGTCGTACAAGGCGCGGTGAACCCGGACGAATTCTATGTGCACAAGCACACCCTTGAGGCCGGCCGCCCGGCCATCCTGCGCCGCAACCTGGGCAGCAAGGCGATCAAGATGATCTACGGCGACGAGGCCAAGGCCGGTCGTTCCGTTAAAACGGTGGACGTCGACAAGGCCGAGCGCGCGCGTTTCTGCCTGACCGACGCTGAAGTCAGCGAGCTGGCCAAGCAAGCGATGATCATCGAAAAGCACTACAAGTGCCCGATGGACATCGAGTGGGCCAAAGACGGTGACGACGGCAAGCTGTACATCGTGCAGGCCCGCCCCGAAACCGTGAAGAGCCGCACCTCGGCCAACGTCATGGAGCGCTACCTGCTCAAGGAAACCGGCACTGTGCTGGTGGAAGGCCGTGCCATCGGCCAGCGCATCGGCGCCGGCAAGGTACGCATCATCAAGGACGTGTCCGAAATGGACAAAGTCCAGCCAGGTGACGTGCTGGTGTCCGACATGACCGACCCGGACTGGGAACCGGTGATGAAGCGCGCCAGCGCCATCGTGACCAACCGTGGCGGGCGCACCTGCCACGCGGCCATCATTGCCCGTGAGCTGGGGATTCCTGCCGTGGTCGGTTGCGGCAACGCCACGCAGTTGTTGAAAGACGGCCAGGGTGTGACCGTGTCCTGCGCCGAAGGCGACACCGGGTTCATCTTCGAAGGTGAGCTGGGTTTCGACATCAAGCAGAACTCCATCGACGCCATGCCGGACCTGCCGTTCAAGATCATGATGAACGTCGGCAACCCGGACCGCGCTTTCGACTTCGCGCAGTTGCCGAACGCCGGCGTGGGCCTGGCCCGCCTGGAGTTCATCATCAACCGCATGATCGGCGTGCACCCCAAGGCCCTGTTGAACTACGACGGCCTGCCGCTGGACATCAAGGAAAGCGTCGACAAGCGCATCGCCGGCTACAACGACCCGGTGGGCTTCTATGTCGAGAAGCTGGTGGAAGGCATCAGCACCCTGGCGGCGGCGTTCTACCCGAAAAAGGTCATCGTGCGCCTGTCGGACTTCAAGTCCAATGAATACGCCAACCTGATCGGCGGCAAGCTCTACGAGCCCGAAGAAGAAAACCCGATGCTGGGTTTCCGTGGCGCCTCGCGTTACATCAGCGAAGCGTTCCGTGACTGCTTCGAACTCGAATGCCGCGCCCTCAAGCGCGTGCGCAACGAGATGGGGCTGACCAACGTCGAGATCATGGTGCCGTTCGTGCGCACCCTGGGCGAGGCGAGCCAGGTGGTCGACCTGCTGGCCGAAAACGGTTTGACGCGCGGCGAGAACGGCCTGCGGGTCATCATGATGTGCGAGCTGCCGTCCAACGCCATCCTGGCTGAAGAGTTCCTGGAGTTCTTTGACGGTTTCTCCATCGGCTCCAACGACCTGACCCAACTGACCCTGGGCCTGGATCGCGACTCCGGAATCATCGCTCACCTGTTCGACGAGCGAAATCCTGCGGTCAAGAAGCTGCTGGCCAACGCCATCCAGGCCTGCAACAAGGCCGGCAAGTACATCGGTATCTGCGGCCAAGGCCCTTCCGATCACCCAGACCTGGCTAAATGGCTGATGGAGCAGGGTATCGAAAGCGTCTCGCTGAACCCCGATTCCGTGCTTGAAACCTGGTTCTTCCTCGCCGAAGGCCAAGCGTCGGCGTAA
- a CDS encoding pyruvate, water dikinase regulatory protein, protein MKRSAFFISDGTGITAETLGQSLLAQFENITFAKFTRPYIDSVDKARAMVQQINLAAEKDGFRPIIFDTIVNQDIREILATSNGFMIDIFSTFLAPLEQELSEHSSYSVGKSHSIGHNSNYMERIEAVNFALDNDDGARTHYYDKADLILVGVSRCGKTPTCLYMAMQFGIRAANYPLTEDDMEHLTLPAALRAHSHKLFGLTIDPDRLTAIRNERKPNSRYSSYAQCEFEVREVENLFRRENIAHINSTHFSVEEISAKILVEKGVERRFK, encoded by the coding sequence ATGAAACGATCTGCTTTCTTTATTTCCGATGGCACCGGCATCACGGCCGAAACACTGGGCCAGAGCCTGCTCGCGCAGTTCGAAAACATTACCTTCGCCAAATTCACACGGCCTTATATAGACAGCGTGGATAAAGCGCGGGCCATGGTACAACAAATCAATCTGGCGGCCGAAAAAGACGGCTTTCGCCCGATCATTTTCGACACCATCGTCAACCAGGACATTCGTGAGATTCTCGCAACGTCGAATGGTTTCATGATCGATATTTTCTCCACGTTCCTGGCGCCATTGGAACAGGAGCTGAGCGAACATTCCTCTTACTCCGTCGGAAAGTCCCACTCCATTGGTCATAATTCCAACTACATGGAGCGTATCGAGGCGGTGAACTTCGCCCTCGATAACGACGACGGCGCCCGCACGCACTACTATGACAAGGCCGACCTGATCCTGGTCGGCGTGTCGCGCTGCGGCAAGACGCCGACCTGCCTGTACATGGCTATGCAATTCGGTATCCGCGCGGCCAACTACCCGCTGACCGAAGACGACATGGAACACCTGACGCTGCCAGCCGCCCTGCGCGCGCATTCGCACAAGCTGTTCGGCCTGACCATCGACCCGGACCGGCTCACGGCGATCCGCAATGAACGCAAGCCCAACAGCCGCTATTCGAGTTACGCCCAGTGCGAGTTCGAAGTGCGCGAAGTGGAAAATCTGTTCCGCCGCGAGAATATTGCGCACATCAATTCCACGCATTTTTCGGTGGAAGAAATTTCAGCGAAGATTCTGGTGGAGAAAGGTGTGGAGCGGCGGTTCAAGTGA
- a CDS encoding PLP-dependent aminotransferase family protein, with protein sequence MTVKTNIDMVSIMREGLSNGQGVKYKRLSDVMERGILEGTIEPGRKLPPHRVLSDNLGVTIGTISRAYGELERLGLVVARVGDGTFVRKRGMERQRDEGFRNFSEEPRQYFDMSRNMHIPGQETVFLAQSFQTLSTNGKFLQDISAYTPDAGLPRYRAAGAQWLVQRDFHPIPEQVICVNGGQHGLLCAMMALLRAGDTVVTEQLTYPGLITAARMLGVRLIGLEMDDEGVLPGALDEVCRNHRVSALYCTPTIQNPTTAVLSVARREALVKVCREHNLLILEDEAHGVLVEDRPPPLSAFAPERTILISSLSKAVSAGLRVGYVHAPPALVSRVSAALRSTCWMATPVTLELATQWIENGTAEYLLRQQINEISRRKALVEGLLTGLVYRTHLNSPHFWIEVPEPWRASEIEAELKQNNYLIATAEAFAVGQTAVPQFIRASICNTSGDDQLLREGFDALATALGQGGGRFHL encoded by the coding sequence ATGACTGTCAAAACAAATATTGACATGGTGTCAATTATGCGTGAGGGGTTGTCCAACGGTCAGGGCGTGAAGTACAAGCGCCTGTCCGATGTCATGGAAAGGGGCATCCTCGAAGGTACGATTGAACCGGGAAGAAAACTGCCGCCCCATCGGGTGCTTTCCGACAATCTGGGTGTCACTATCGGCACCATCAGCCGGGCCTACGGTGAGCTGGAGCGTTTAGGGTTGGTGGTGGCGCGTGTGGGTGACGGCACCTTCGTGCGCAAGCGTGGGATGGAGCGCCAGCGTGATGAAGGCTTTCGCAACTTCAGCGAGGAGCCGCGCCAGTACTTCGATATGAGCCGCAACATGCATATCCCCGGGCAGGAAACGGTGTTCCTTGCCCAGAGCTTCCAAACCCTGTCGACCAACGGCAAATTCCTTCAGGACATCAGCGCCTACACCCCGGATGCAGGCCTGCCGCGCTATCGTGCAGCCGGTGCGCAATGGCTGGTGCAGCGCGACTTCCATCCGATTCCCGAGCAGGTGATCTGCGTCAATGGCGGCCAGCACGGCCTGCTCTGCGCAATGATGGCGTTGCTGCGCGCCGGCGACACGGTGGTTACCGAGCAACTGACCTATCCGGGGCTGATCACTGCCGCGCGCATGCTGGGTGTGCGGCTGATCGGGCTGGAAATGGATGACGAAGGTGTGCTGCCGGGCGCGCTGGATGAAGTCTGTCGAAATCACCGGGTTTCGGCGCTTTACTGCACACCAACCATCCAGAACCCTACGACGGCGGTGTTATCGGTGGCGCGTCGGGAGGCTCTGGTCAAGGTCTGTCGCGAGCATAATTTGCTGATTCTAGAGGACGAGGCCCACGGCGTATTGGTGGAGGACCGCCCGCCACCGCTGAGCGCCTTTGCGCCCGAGCGCACGATTCTGATCAGCAGCCTGAGCAAGGCGGTGTCGGCTGGGCTACGAGTCGGGTATGTGCATGCACCTCCAGCGCTGGTCAGCCGCGTCTCGGCGGCGTTGCGCTCGACCTGCTGGATGGCCACCCCTGTGACCCTTGAGCTGGCGACCCAGTGGATCGAGAACGGCACGGCGGAATACCTGCTGCGCCAGCAGATCAACGAGATCAGCCGGCGCAAGGCATTGGTCGAAGGCTTACTGACAGGCCTGGTCTACCGTACCCACCTTAATAGCCCACACTTCTGGATCGAAGTCCCGGAGCCATGGCGCGCGTCGGAAATCGAGGCGGAACTCAAGCAGAACAATTACCTGATCGCCACCGCCGAGGCGTTCGCCGTGGGGCAGACGGCGGTGCCGCAGTTTATCCGGGCAAGTATCTGCAATACCTCGGGGGATGACCAACTGCTGCGCGAGGGGTTCGATGCACTGGCGACGGCGCTGGGGCAGGGTGGCGGCCGGTTTCACCTGTAG
- a CDS encoding DMT family transporter — MAGLITSVMFLIVCLSWGTTWLGIKIAVESVPPLTSAGLRFLIAFPLFLCFALVRRERIVFPRESRWFFVFVTLSYFSIPYYLLNYGEMHVSSGLTALLFSCMPVFILIFSALFLRERIYFSQVVGIGIGFGSLYMIIKSQGLHLDHAEFFGVLAILTAAIMHALCYVITKQKGSAISVITYNTLPIGIAGLMLFVAGLWFETPTFDDITLRSWSALFYLGLVASVGGFIVYFMLLKRLSPIILSFVFIIFPVFAVIIGAWYEGVEISRDLMLYSAILLAGFAITKLPIEKLLAKKN, encoded by the coding sequence CTGGCCGGCTTGATCACCAGTGTCATGTTCCTGATCGTGTGCCTGAGCTGGGGCACTACCTGGCTGGGCATCAAGATCGCGGTGGAAAGCGTGCCACCACTGACCTCCGCCGGCCTGCGCTTCCTGATCGCATTCCCGTTATTCCTGTGTTTTGCCCTGGTGCGCCGCGAGCGGATTGTGTTTCCACGGGAAAGTCGCTGGTTCTTCGTGTTCGTGACCCTGTCCTACTTCAGCATCCCCTATTACCTGCTCAATTACGGCGAGATGCATGTCTCGTCCGGCCTGACGGCCCTGCTGTTCAGCTGCATGCCGGTGTTCATCCTGATCTTTTCCGCGCTTTTCCTGCGTGAGCGCATCTACTTCTCTCAGGTGGTCGGCATCGGTATCGGTTTCGGCAGCCTCTACATGATCATCAAGAGCCAGGGCCTGCACCTGGACCATGCCGAGTTCTTCGGGGTACTGGCGATTCTCACCGCAGCGATCATGCACGCCTTGTGCTACGTGATTACCAAGCAAAAAGGCAGCGCCATCAGTGTCATCACCTACAACACCCTGCCCATCGGCATTGCCGGGCTGATGCTGTTCGTGGCCGGCTTGTGGTTTGAAACCCCGACCTTCGACGACATCACCCTGCGCTCCTGGAGCGCGTTGTTCTACCTCGGGCTGGTGGCGTCGGTAGGCGGCTTCATTGTGTATTTCATGCTGCTCAAGCGCCTGAGCCCAATCATCCTGTCGTTCGTGTTCATCATCTTTCCGGTGTTCGCGGTCATCATCGGCGCCTGGTACGAGGGCGTGGAAATTTCCCGTGACCTGATGCTGTACTCGGCGATCCTGCTGGCCGGCTTTGCGATCACCAAGCTGCCGATCGAAAAACTGCTGGCCAAGAAAAATTGA
- the moeB gene encoding molybdopterin-synthase adenylyltransferase MoeB encodes MEVLRPEALEQIYAHASRSYPEECCGFIFADGSVYLGSNIQNELHHKNPQMYPRSAASGYTFSVADTLLMNKAFRSDNPVVVIYHSHPDVGAYFSDEDQDKALFLGEPIYPVSYLVVDVRQGQALGSKLFAWDGKHFALQPFNDLHTELSMNAVSFPDILVRVAKLPESTLEGAGSTLREVIENLCDSHPQLRQHLFHEKNNQLKEHFLYTAEEELIEPDDSLPKQARIEVLLATSGGIDVDTLSNEEVQRYVRHITLPGVGREGQLNLKKAKVLIIGTGGLGSPISLYLAAAGIGTLGLVDFDVVESSNLQRQIVHGNSTLGMPKVESAKQRLQDLNRHIQINAHNTALTADNALELVGAYDLVIDGTDNFDTRYLVNDACVQLGKPLVYGAIYRFDGQISVLNYQGGPCYRCLFPKAPPAELAPNCSAGGVIGVLPGVVGMIQATEAIKLLIGIGEPLSGRLMRFDALAMKFSEIRFKRRTDCPCCSERRHGETAAPTVCADAVPSQPSLAEERYIEPRVLKQVIDSHRSADVLLDVRDASELEVCKLPGVVHIPLAELDGQLASLSRDNTHYLICYAGTRAEQAASTLLAAGFANTKVLQGGMKHWVRDVEPDMPLY; translated from the coding sequence ATGGAAGTGCTCCGCCCCGAAGCCCTGGAACAGATCTACGCCCACGCCAGCCGCAGCTATCCCGAGGAATGCTGTGGCTTCATCTTCGCCGACGGCAGTGTGTACCTGGGCAGCAATATCCAGAACGAGTTGCACCACAAGAACCCGCAGATGTACCCGCGCAGCGCGGCGAGCGGCTACACCTTTTCAGTCGCCGATACCTTGTTGATGAACAAGGCGTTTCGCAGCGACAACCCGGTGGTGGTGATCTACCACTCGCACCCGGATGTCGGTGCCTATTTCAGCGATGAAGACCAGGACAAGGCGCTGTTCCTGGGCGAGCCGATCTACCCCGTCAGTTATCTGGTGGTGGATGTTCGCCAAGGCCAGGCCCTGGGTTCAAAGCTGTTTGCCTGGGATGGCAAACATTTCGCCCTTCAACCTTTCAACGACCTGCACACGGAGTTGTCCATGAACGCTGTCTCTTTCCCCGACATTCTGGTTCGCGTGGCCAAGCTGCCGGAATCGACCCTCGAGGGCGCCGGATCGACATTGCGCGAAGTCATTGAAAACCTCTGCGACAGTCACCCACAGTTGCGCCAGCATCTGTTTCACGAGAAGAACAACCAGCTCAAGGAGCACTTCCTGTACACCGCCGAGGAGGAGCTGATCGAGCCCGACGATTCACTGCCCAAACAAGCCCGGATCGAAGTGCTGCTGGCCACCTCCGGCGGTATCGACGTCGATACCTTGAGCAACGAAGAGGTGCAACGCTACGTGCGCCACATCACGCTGCCCGGTGTCGGCCGTGAAGGCCAGTTGAACCTGAAAAAAGCCAAGGTGCTGATCATCGGCACCGGTGGCCTGGGCTCGCCCATCAGTCTTTACCTCGCGGCGGCCGGCATCGGCACCCTGGGCCTGGTGGATTTCGACGTGGTGGAAAGCAGCAACCTGCAACGCCAGATCGTCCACGGCAACAGCACCCTGGGCATGCCCAAAGTGGAGTCGGCCAAGCAACGCCTGCAGGACCTCAACCGCCACATCCAGATCAATGCGCACAACACGGCGCTCACTGCCGACAACGCCCTGGAGCTGGTGGGCGCCTACGACCTGGTGATCGACGGCACGGATAATTTCGACACCCGCTACCTGGTCAACGACGCCTGCGTGCAGTTGGGCAAACCCCTGGTGTATGGCGCCATCTACCGCTTCGACGGGCAGATCAGTGTGCTCAACTATCAAGGCGGGCCGTGCTACCGCTGCCTGTTTCCCAAGGCCCCGCCCGCAGAGCTGGCGCCCAACTGCAGCGCCGGCGGGGTCATCGGCGTGTTACCGGGTGTGGTGGGGATGATCCAGGCGACCGAGGCGATCAAGTTGCTCATTGGCATTGGCGAGCCCTTGTCCGGCCGCTTGATGCGCTTCGATGCGCTGGCCATGAAATTCAGCGAAATCCGCTTCAAGCGCCGCACCGACTGCCCGTGCTGCTCGGAACGGCGCCACGGCGAAACCGCCGCACCAACGGTATGCGCCGATGCCGTGCCGAGCCAGCCGTCCCTGGCCGAAGAGCGCTACATCGAGCCCCGCGTGCTCAAGCAAGTGATCGACAGCCACCGCAGCGCCGACGTCTTGCTCGACGTACGCGACGCCAGCGAACTGGAAGTGTGCAAATTGCCGGGCGTGGTGCACATCCCCCTGGCCGAGCTGGACGGGCAGCTCGCCAGCCTGAGCCGCGACAACACCCATTACCTGATCTGCTATGCCGGCACCCGTGCCGAGCAGGCTGCCAGCACCTTGCTGGCGGCAGGCTTTGCCAATACCAAAGTCCTGCAGGGCGGCATGAAACACTGGGTGCGCGACGTCGAACCTGACATGCCACTGTACTGA
- a CDS encoding PLP-dependent cysteine synthase family protein: MLHNSILDVIGHTPIVRLAQFSEDLGIEVYAKLESLNPGGSHKARIALGMILDAERRGVLMRDSGQTIIEPSGGNTGIGLVMAGNVLGYKVVLVIPDNYSPEKQKLLRLYGARVVLSDSRLGNNSHGEKCMELQLENPNYVMLNQQRNGANPQTHRDTTAPEIIRAFGERQVDYFVSGIGTGGHITGIGETLKAAWPAIRVMGVEPEECDLLKDQHASHAIQGLSIGLIPSILNLDVLDGMLKVSHSACLDMIKRIMRTDAISLGLSSAANMVAIAQLAPELPPETVVLTMVYDNADSYLPSFE; this comes from the coding sequence ATGCTGCATAACTCCATTCTCGACGTGATCGGCCATACCCCGATCGTACGCCTGGCGCAGTTTTCCGAAGACCTCGGTATCGAGGTCTACGCCAAGCTGGAATCCCTCAACCCGGGCGGCAGCCACAAGGCGCGCATCGCCCTGGGCATGATCCTCGACGCCGAACGCCGAGGCGTGCTGATGCGCGACTCCGGGCAAACCATCATCGAGCCCAGCGGTGGCAATACCGGCATCGGCCTGGTGATGGCCGGCAACGTGCTCGGCTACAAAGTGGTGCTAGTGATTCCGGACAACTACAGCCCCGAAAAGCAGAAACTGCTGCGCCTGTACGGCGCCAGGGTTGTACTGTCGGACAGCCGCCTCGGTAACAATTCCCACGGCGAAAAGTGCATGGAGCTGCAGTTGGAAAACCCCAACTACGTAATGCTCAACCAGCAACGCAACGGCGCCAACCCGCAAACCCACCGCGACACCACCGCGCCGGAAATCATTCGTGCCTTCGGTGAGCGGCAGGTGGACTACTTCGTCAGCGGCATCGGCACCGGTGGGCATATCACCGGTATCGGCGAAACCCTCAAGGCTGCCTGGCCGGCGATCCGCGTGATGGGCGTGGAGCCGGAGGAATGCGACCTGCTCAAGGACCAGCACGCCTCGCACGCGATCCAGGGCCTGTCGATCGGCCTGATCCCGAGCATTCTCAATCTGGACGTACTGGACGGAATGCTCAAGGTGTCGCACTCGGCGTGCCTGGACATGATCAAACGCATCATGCGCACCGACGCCATCAGCCTGGGCCTGTCCTCGGCCGCCAACATGGTTGCCATCGCCCAACTCGCCCCGGAGCTGCCGCCCGAAACGGTGGTGCTGACCATGGTCTACGACAATGCCGACAGCTACCTGCCCAGTTTCGAATAA
- a CDS encoding serine O-acetyltransferase has protein sequence MGGFIDMQQLHDELLTHLIQTLTPAQMKQLEPHLAPLIQDTAQAVAEDLIAYAYRDPASRGRGELILESYASFKAVLFYRLAHQVWHFPEPAHGVFTRMALKLSNQGKILSGAEIHPAARIGRRFVLDHGYGTVIGETCEIGNDCYILCGVTLGARGIANNPDGKRHPRLGNNVEVGSGARVLGYVQIGDNVFISPSCVITQDVPAGTKVKVVNQIQLQKNNESDHSNYLGAFALDERLHVVGEVDAGHKVTVLDADFHPLPGLLLEPTVKERHHLQFRLRRLDIGEQLPRLPLNLKVCGPEFEITLLSPPGLSAMVRHLLQASPLIVGG, from the coding sequence ATGGGAGGCTTTATCGACATGCAACAGCTGCACGATGAGTTGCTGACCCACCTCATCCAAACCCTGACGCCTGCGCAGATGAAACAGCTGGAACCGCACCTGGCGCCGCTGATCCAGGACACCGCCCAGGCGGTCGCCGAGGACTTGATCGCCTACGCCTATCGCGACCCGGCGTCACGCGGGCGTGGCGAGTTGATCCTGGAGTCCTACGCGTCGTTCAAGGCGGTGTTGTTCTACCGGCTTGCGCACCAGGTGTGGCATTTTCCGGAGCCCGCGCACGGCGTCTTTACGCGCATGGCCCTCAAGCTCAGCAACCAGGGCAAGATTCTTTCCGGGGCCGAGATTCACCCGGCGGCGCGCATTGGCCGGCGCTTTGTGCTGGACCACGGCTACGGCACGGTCATCGGCGAAACCTGCGAGATCGGTAATGACTGCTACATCCTCTGTGGCGTCACCCTCGGCGCTCGCGGCATCGCCAACAACCCGGACGGCAAGCGCCATCCACGCCTGGGCAACAATGTCGAAGTCGGCTCCGGCGCGCGGGTGCTGGGTTATGTGCAGATCGGTGACAACGTGTTTATCAGCCCCTCCTGCGTCATTACCCAGGACGTGCCGGCGGGCACCAAGGTCAAGGTGGTCAACCAGATCCAGCTGCAGAAAAACAATGAATCGGATCACAGCAACTACCTCGGCGCGTTCGCCCTGGATGAGCGCTTGCATGTGGTCGGCGAGGTGGATGCCGGCCATAAGGTAACGGTGCTGGACGCCGATTTTCATCCGCTGCCAGGGCTGCTGCTCGAACCCACGGTGAAGGAGCGTCATCACCTGCAGTTTCGCCTGCGCCGCCTCGACATCGGCGAACAACTGCCGCGCCTGCCGCTGAACCTGAAAGTCTGCGGGCCGGAGTTCGAAATCACCCTGCTCTCCCCCCCTGGCTTGAGTGCGATGGTGCGTCACCTTTTGCAAGCCAGCCCACTGATCGTCGGAGGTTGA